A region of Gemmatimonadales bacterium DNA encodes the following proteins:
- a CDS encoding tetratricopeptide repeat protein has product MRSLRLAILSLAVACTAGPDHERLGDRRYAERAFVDALAEYRLAARQHRPSTALQAKLALAALHVGELDEAVRAYREMAESDPAAGLEAADGLVRTARLAVDTHDPAALRLAIAALRAVAPERGLAGIGPSRLASALDPDRRGAEDGDIILAAAATSDDPAVLDSLLVLWGDHSARSGRCDLAMRTYDAVLRRGPSVPLARGAHGGQAGCVVEAGRSALGVGRLQEAEEQFRHAIAIGVPDSTVRVAWLLIGDARWAGGDTAVALEAYRKAIASGDPDDPVVRRAEEQMRRILGAGNPQP; this is encoded by the coding sequence TTGCGGTCTCTCCGTCTTGCCATCCTGTCCCTGGCGGTCGCCTGCACCGCCGGTCCTGACCACGAACGTCTGGGCGACCGGCGCTACGCCGAACGCGCCTTCGTGGATGCGCTGGCGGAGTACCGGCTCGCCGCGCGCCAACACCGGCCGTCCACCGCGCTGCAGGCGAAGCTGGCGCTCGCCGCGCTGCACGTCGGAGAGCTTGACGAGGCGGTCCGCGCCTACCGGGAGATGGCGGAGTCCGACCCGGCAGCCGGCCTCGAGGCGGCGGACGGACTGGTCCGCACCGCGCGGCTGGCGGTGGACACTCACGACCCCGCCGCGCTGCGGCTGGCCATCGCTGCGCTCCGGGCGGTGGCGCCGGAACGCGGCCTCGCCGGTATCGGTCCCAGCCGGCTAGCGTCCGCGCTCGACCCCGATCGCCGGGGGGCGGAGGACGGGGACATCATCCTCGCGGCGGCCGCGACGAGCGACGACCCGGCCGTGCTCGACTCGCTGCTCGTCCTTTGGGGCGACCACTCGGCGCGGTCCGGCCGGTGCGACCTTGCGATGCGCACTTACGACGCGGTGCTGCGGCGGGGACCTTCGGTGCCGCTGGCCCGAGGCGCGCATGGTGGGCAGGCGGGGTGCGTGGTCGAAGCGGGCCGTTCGGCGCTAGGCGTGGGGCGCCTGCAGGAAGCAGAGGAGCAGTTCCGTCACGCCATCGCCATCGGCGTTCCGGACAGCACCGTGCGAGTGGCGTGGTTGCTGATCGGCGATGCGCGCTGGGCCGGCGGCGACACGGCGGTCGCGCTCGAGGCCTACCGCAAGGCGATCGCCAGCGGCGACCCCGACGACCCGGTGGTCCGGCGGGCGGAAGAACAGATGCGCAGGATCCTGGGCGCGGGAAACCCGCAGCCGTGA